The following are encoded in a window of Kitasatospora fiedleri genomic DNA:
- a CDS encoding DUF397 domain-containing protein → MTPLDLHNAQWVKSSHSTDGGNCVEFTPEFTATHGIVPVRDSKDPHGPALLFTEPAFTAFVTAIKTERFQGI, encoded by the coding sequence ATGACACCCCTCGACCTGCACAATGCCCAGTGGGTGAAGAGCAGCCACAGTACCGACGGTGGCAACTGCGTCGAGTTCACGCCGGAGTTCACCGCCACCCACGGCATCGTCCCCGTCCGCGACTCCAAGGACCCCCACGGCCCCGCCCTCCTCTTCACCGAGCCCGCCTTCACCGCCTTCGTCACGGCGATCAAGACCGAGCGCTTCCAAGGCATCTGA
- a CDS encoding DUF397 domain-containing protein produces the protein MTHIDLSSARWVKSSYSGNGGNCVEFAPAFSATHGIVPVRDSKDPHGPALLFATDAFAAFVTAVKSGCFHEV, from the coding sequence ATGACCCACATCGATCTGTCCAGCGCCCGGTGGGTGAAGAGCAGTTACAGCGGCAATGGCGGCAACTGCGTCGAGTTCGCACCCGCGTTCAGCGCCACCCACGGCATCGTCCCAGTCCGCGACTCCAAGGACCCCCACGGCCCCGCCCTGCTCTTCGCCACCGACGCCTTCGCCGCCTTCGTCACGGCGGTCAAGTCCGGCTGCTTCCACGAGGTCTGA
- a CDS encoding LuxR C-terminal-related transcriptional regulator: MTAGGPIGLDPFGEAVYRAMLLHPDLDTGGLAGHLDSTEAEVGHALDRLADLALTRPTSCGTRWRAVNPERGLAALLAHQEAEEARRQREAERSRAAMAGLIAEYASLHAPGADGQRGIEMLSSLDQVRDRLIQLASDATAEVLSFAPGGPQPAPVMEASRALDQETLERGVRMRTVYQDSVRNDPATVQYARWLHGLGGAVRTTPTLPLRMIVVDNATAIVPIDPDDPRKGAVLLQSPGVVAALRALFDQVWEHARPLGEKSPQRDPHGLTGQERELLRLLADGLTDERAGQRLGVSLRTVRRMMADLMVRVDARSRFQAGIQVAALGWLEAAEDAPA; the protein is encoded by the coding sequence TTGACCGCCGGCGGCCCGATCGGGCTCGACCCGTTCGGCGAGGCGGTCTACCGCGCCATGCTGCTGCACCCCGACCTCGACACCGGCGGCCTGGCCGGCCACCTCGACTCCACCGAGGCCGAGGTCGGCCACGCCCTCGACCGGCTCGCCGACCTCGCCCTCACCCGCCCCACCAGCTGCGGCACCCGCTGGCGCGCCGTCAACCCCGAACGCGGCCTGGCCGCCCTGCTCGCCCACCAGGAGGCCGAGGAGGCCCGCCGCCAGCGCGAGGCCGAGCGCAGCCGGGCCGCGATGGCCGGACTGATCGCCGAGTACGCCAGCCTCCACGCCCCCGGCGCCGACGGGCAGCGCGGCATCGAGATGCTCTCCAGCCTCGACCAGGTCCGCGACCGGCTGATCCAACTGGCCTCCGACGCCACCGCCGAGGTGCTCTCCTTCGCCCCCGGCGGCCCGCAGCCCGCCCCCGTCATGGAGGCCAGCCGCGCCCTCGACCAGGAGACCCTGGAGCGCGGCGTCCGGATGCGCACCGTCTACCAGGACAGCGTCCGCAACGACCCCGCCACCGTCCAGTACGCCCGCTGGCTGCACGGCCTCGGCGGCGCCGTCCGCACCACGCCCACCCTGCCGCTGCGCATGATCGTGGTCGACAACGCCACCGCCATCGTCCCGATCGACCCCGACGACCCCCGCAAGGGCGCCGTCCTGCTCCAGAGCCCCGGCGTGGTCGCCGCCCTGCGCGCCCTGTTCGACCAGGTCTGGGAGCACGCCCGCCCGCTCGGCGAGAAGAGCCCCCAGCGCGACCCGCACGGCCTCACCGGCCAGGAGCGCGAACTGCTCCGGCTGCTCGCCGACGGGCTCACCGACGAGCGCGCCGGCCAGCGCCTGGGCGTCTCGCTGCGCACCGTCCGCCGGATGATGGCCGACCTGATGGTCCGGGTGGACGCCCGCAGCCGCTTCCAGGCCGGCATCCAGGTCGCCGCCCTCGGCTGGCTGGAGGCCGCCGAGGACGCCCCCGCGTGA
- a CDS encoding helix-turn-helix domain-containing protein — METGNEVDVVTSPALRFGRELARSRAARGWSQVRLAAHMGYTNGYISLIERGKRALTFTFAVKADEVFGTGSRFQELWRLYSNASLVEGFTEYVEAEARCRMLRTFELGIVPGQLQTPAYASALAMAAVQRGDITEAQAEARVSFLLNRQQIFQRPTAPIVHAVLDEGCIRRVIGGPEVMANQLAHLEAMAASPHIVLQIAPFTLGEWAPFRTSVVLLTLPDRSVLGYAESLARGHVERNRETVASWSKRYDRLLVESLPTAPSLAMIRTARKELA; from the coding sequence ATGGAAACCGGCAACGAAGTTGATGTGGTGACATCTCCCGCCCTGCGCTTCGGCCGGGAACTTGCCAGGTCACGGGCAGCTCGTGGGTGGTCGCAGGTCAGGTTGGCCGCACACATGGGCTATACGAACGGCTACATCTCGCTCATCGAACGAGGTAAGCGGGCCCTGACTTTTACTTTCGCTGTAAAAGCCGACGAGGTGTTCGGCACCGGTTCGCGATTCCAGGAACTCTGGCGGCTCTACTCGAACGCGAGTCTGGTGGAAGGGTTCACGGAGTACGTCGAAGCAGAGGCGAGGTGCCGGATGCTCCGCACTTTTGAGTTGGGCATCGTTCCGGGGCAGCTTCAGACGCCCGCCTACGCCTCGGCCTTGGCGATGGCGGCGGTGCAGCGTGGAGACATCACCGAAGCCCAGGCGGAGGCGCGAGTATCTTTCCTGTTGAACCGCCAACAGATCTTCCAACGCCCTACCGCACCTATCGTCCACGCGGTGCTGGACGAGGGGTGCATCCGTCGGGTCATAGGCGGACCCGAAGTCATGGCGAACCAACTTGCGCATCTTGAGGCCATGGCAGCGAGCCCTCACATCGTGCTGCAGATCGCTCCGTTCACACTGGGCGAGTGGGCACCGTTCAGAACGTCGGTAGTCCTGCTCACCCTGCCCGACAGGTCGGTGCTCGGCTATGCGGAATCCCTGGCCCGAGGACATGTGGAGCGGAACCGGGAGACTGTTGCCTCCTGGTCCAAGCGCTACGATCGGCTTCTGGTGGAGTCCCTCCCAACGGCCCCTTCACTAGCCATGATCCGAACTGCTCGGAAGGAACTCGCATGA
- a CDS encoding sigma-70 family RNA polymerase sigma factor, with protein MATRAVVRDRADRTRTARPTNLEADRDLVGMYLDEIARTPLLDAAEEVELSLRIEAGVFAQHLLDEEERPDGVTTEELQAIADDAERAKDVFIRSNLRLVVAVARRYPRSGLPLLDLIQEGNAGLVRAVEKFDYSKGFKFSTYATWWIRQAITRSIADQSRTIRLPVHLVEELGRIRRVQREKAKELGREPDPAEIAAELDTTEQRVKDVLDWARDPVSLNMSVDDEGETQFGDLVEDTGAVSPEDAVMVMMRREELDDLIGRLDDRTASIIRSRYGMEDGRERTLTEVGKQHGLTRERIRQIEKHALAELKKIADHAGFEAA; from the coding sequence ATGGCCACCCGTGCCGTCGTACGCGACAGGGCCGATCGGACTCGCACCGCCCGCCCGACCAACCTCGAAGCCGACCGCGACCTGGTCGGCATGTACCTCGACGAAATCGCCAGGACACCCCTGCTCGACGCCGCCGAGGAGGTCGAGCTGTCCCTGCGCATCGAAGCCGGGGTCTTCGCCCAGCACCTGCTCGACGAGGAGGAGCGGCCCGACGGCGTCACCACCGAGGAGCTCCAGGCGATAGCCGACGACGCCGAGCGCGCCAAGGACGTCTTCATCCGCTCCAACCTGCGCCTGGTCGTCGCCGTCGCCCGCCGCTACCCGCGCAGCGGCCTCCCGCTGCTCGACCTGATCCAGGAGGGCAACGCCGGCCTGGTCCGCGCGGTGGAGAAGTTCGACTACTCCAAGGGCTTCAAGTTCTCCACCTACGCGACGTGGTGGATCCGGCAGGCGATCACCCGCTCCATTGCCGACCAGTCCCGCACCATCCGGCTGCCCGTCCACCTGGTCGAGGAGCTCGGCCGGATTCGCCGGGTCCAGCGCGAGAAGGCCAAGGAGCTGGGCCGCGAGCCCGATCCCGCCGAGATCGCCGCCGAGCTGGACACCACCGAGCAGCGGGTCAAGGACGTCCTGGACTGGGCCCGGGACCCGGTCAGTCTCAACATGTCGGTCGACGACGAGGGCGAGACCCAGTTCGGCGACCTGGTGGAGGACACCGGCGCGGTCTCCCCGGAGGACGCGGTCATGGTGATGATGCGCCGCGAGGAGCTGGACGACCTGATCGGCCGCCTCGACGACCGCACCGCCTCCATCATCCGCAGCCGCTACGGCATGGAGGACGGCCGCGAGCGGACGCTCACCGAGGTCGGCAAGCAGCACGGCCTGACGCGCGAGCGGATTCGCCAGATCGAGAAGCACGCCCTCGCCGAACTCAAGAAGATCGCCGACCACGCGGGCTTCGAGGCGGCGTAG
- a CDS encoding N-acetylmuramoyl-L-alanine amidase — translation MTAHQDPSAGGGRHRRSHRLRIPLALTAAAVVSATALSVFASADDRAAAAAPGEKLRGSFAAAAGEFHVPQSVLLALSYQQSRWEQHGGQPSTTGNYNVMGLTEVDPAAVARALAQGPGAEVDGRGDGTEPAAKADPVPVEDSPALHTLARAAKLIDRPAGQLKSDPAQSIRGAAALLVKYQKDAGRPLSGDPAAWYESVARFSEATDDASGHAFADRVYNTIRLGAARTTADGERVDLPADTGVSQGSASTATAPRSSSDGQGSLPALPATAPAPTRGADKAVRGKDAPKAATGTATATAAASRGSARPALAPLSSNPEPHPIECPAALNCDFQEAAYDLTNPADPTSYGNYTIANRPADGDRVQYIVIHDTEGGYAGSIRTFQDPKSQSSAHYIVRASDGHVTQLVNDKNIAWQAGNKTVNMHSIGVEHEGYALPTGSQPWYSEQLYQSSATLVRYLAEKYGVPLDREHVIGHDDVPGPTQETISGMHWDPGTFWDWNHYMDLLGAPVRANGGGVLLPGGKVTIAPAFDGSNTPPVDGVPARPENFVYLYTGPNSGTLVNGGTTQAADVRAKAVAGTSFVVADQQGDWTAIWYGGQKAWFANPGFTAGVADDRAGQVVLTAKPGAASIPVYGRTYPELSAYPAEISTANLAPVAYTATVPAGQGYLAGSPVALDSDFFYAQNINGDAPKDRTRVVGTDTYYPIRFNHRLAYLKSSDVQVVANNAPAPSGYTPAGPYRLLDTRDGTGAAKAKVGPARSITLQVAGAGLGGGRSVPNDITAVVLNVTATNPTGPSYVAVYPDGQPRSSASNLNFTTGQTIPNLVVVPVVNGKVDLYNNDGTVDLIADITGYYSPSGTSKLSTAGPYRLLDTRDGTGAPQAKVGAGRTVTLQVAGAGLGGGRSVPNDITAVVLNVTATNPTSPSYVAVYPDGQQRTSASNLNFTPGQTVPNLVVVPVVNGKVDLYNNDGTVDLIADVSGYYTQGGGASFVSAGPVRLMDTRSGLGAPQAKVGAGRTVALQVAGRAGVPSDAKAVVLNVTATNPTSSSYVAVYPDGQQRTSASNLNFTPGQTIPNLVVVPVLNGKVDLYNNDGTVDLIADITGYYR, via the coding sequence TTGACTGCCCACCAGGACCCATCGGCCGGTGGCGGGCGGCACCGCCGCTCGCACCGGTTGCGGATACCGCTGGCCCTGACGGCCGCCGCCGTCGTCTCGGCGACCGCGCTGTCCGTGTTCGCCTCGGCCGACGACCGGGCCGCCGCCGCGGCGCCCGGCGAGAAGCTGCGCGGCTCCTTCGCCGCGGCCGCCGGGGAGTTCCACGTCCCGCAGAGCGTGCTGCTGGCGCTGTCGTACCAGCAGAGCCGCTGGGAGCAGCACGGCGGCCAGCCGAGCACCACCGGCAACTACAACGTGATGGGCCTGACCGAGGTCGACCCGGCCGCGGTCGCCCGGGCGCTCGCCCAGGGCCCGGGGGCGGAGGTGGACGGGCGGGGCGACGGCACCGAGCCGGCCGCGAAGGCCGATCCGGTGCCGGTGGAGGACTCCCCCGCGCTGCACACGCTGGCGCGCGCCGCGAAGCTGATCGACCGTCCGGCGGGGCAGTTGAAGTCGGACCCGGCGCAGTCGATCCGCGGTGCGGCGGCGCTGCTGGTGAAGTACCAGAAGGACGCGGGGCGGCCGCTCTCCGGTGACCCCGCCGCCTGGTACGAGTCGGTGGCCCGGTTCAGCGAGGCGACCGACGACGCGAGCGGCCACGCCTTCGCGGACCGGGTGTACAACACCATCCGGCTCGGCGCGGCCCGGACCACCGCGGACGGCGAGCGGGTCGACCTGCCCGCCGACACCGGGGTGTCGCAGGGATCGGCGAGCACCGCGACCGCGCCGCGCAGCTCCTCCGACGGCCAGGGCTCGCTGCCCGCGCTGCCGGCGACCGCCCCCGCCCCCACCCGGGGCGCGGACAAGGCCGTCCGCGGCAAGGACGCGCCGAAGGCCGCCACCGGCACCGCCACCGCCACCGCCGCGGCCTCGCGCGGCTCGGCGCGACCGGCGCTGGCCCCGCTCTCCTCGAACCCCGAGCCGCACCCGATCGAGTGCCCGGCCGCGCTGAACTGCGACTTCCAGGAGGCGGCGTACGACCTGACGAACCCCGCCGACCCGACCTCGTACGGCAACTACACGATCGCGAACCGGCCCGCCGACGGCGACCGGGTCCAGTACATCGTGATCCACGACACCGAGGGCGGGTACGCCGGTTCGATCCGGACCTTCCAGGACCCGAAGTCCCAGTCCAGCGCGCACTACATCGTGCGGGCGAGCGACGGCCACGTCACCCAGTTGGTGAACGACAAGAACATCGCCTGGCAGGCCGGCAACAAGACGGTCAACATGCACAGCATCGGCGTCGAGCACGAGGGCTACGCGCTCCCGACCGGCAGCCAGCCCTGGTACTCGGAGCAGCTGTACCAGTCCTCGGCGACCCTGGTGCGCTACCTGGCGGAGAAGTACGGGGTGCCGCTGGACCGCGAGCACGTCATCGGCCACGACGACGTGCCGGGGCCGACCCAGGAGACCATCTCGGGCATGCACTGGGACCCGGGCACGTTCTGGGACTGGAACCACTACATGGACCTGCTCGGCGCGCCGGTGCGGGCCAACGGCGGCGGCGTGCTGCTGCCGGGCGGCAAGGTGACCATCGCCCCGGCCTTCGACGGCAGCAACACCCCGCCGGTGGACGGCGTCCCGGCCCGGCCGGAGAACTTCGTCTACCTGTACACCGGTCCGAACAGCGGCACCCTGGTCAACGGCGGCACCACCCAGGCCGCGGACGTCCGGGCCAAGGCGGTGGCCGGCACCAGCTTCGTGGTGGCCGACCAGCAGGGCGACTGGACGGCGATCTGGTACGGCGGTCAGAAGGCCTGGTTCGCCAACCCGGGCTTCACGGCGGGCGTGGCGGACGACCGGGCCGGCCAGGTGGTGCTGACCGCGAAGCCGGGGGCCGCCTCGATCCCGGTGTACGGGCGCACCTACCCGGAGCTGTCGGCGTACCCGGCGGAGATCAGCACCGCCAACCTGGCGCCGGTGGCGTACACCGCGACCGTCCCGGCCGGCCAGGGGTACCTGGCGGGCAGCCCGGTGGCGCTGGACAGCGACTTCTTCTACGCGCAGAACATCAACGGCGACGCGCCGAAGGACCGCACCCGGGTGGTCGGCACCGACACCTACTACCCGATCCGGTTCAACCACCGGCTGGCGTACCTGAAGTCCTCCGACGTCCAGGTGGTCGCCAACAACGCGCCCGCGCCCAGCGGTTACACCCCGGCGGGCCCGTACCGGCTGCTGGACACCCGGGACGGCACCGGCGCGGCGAAGGCCAAGGTCGGCCCGGCCCGGTCGATCACCCTGCAGGTCGCGGGGGCGGGCCTGGGCGGCGGCCGGAGCGTGCCGAACGACATCACCGCCGTGGTGCTGAACGTGACGGCCACCAACCCGACCGGCCCCAGCTACGTCGCGGTCTACCCCGACGGGCAGCCCCGCTCGTCCGCGTCGAACCTCAACTTCACCACCGGGCAGACCATCCCCAACCTGGTCGTCGTCCCGGTCGTCAACGGCAAGGTCGACCTGTACAACAACGACGGCACGGTCGACCTGATCGCCGACATCACCGGCTACTACTCGCCGTCGGGCACCTCGAAGCTGTCCACCGCCGGCCCGTACCGGCTGCTGGACACCCGGGACGGCACCGGCGCCCCGCAGGCCAAGGTCGGCGCGGGCCGGACGGTCACCCTGCAGGTCGCGGGGGCGGGCCTGGGCGGCGGCCGGAGCGTGCCGAACGACATCACCGCCGTGGTGCTGAACGTGACGGCCACCAACCCGACCAGCCCGAGCTACGTCGCGGTCTACCCGGACGGGCAGCAGCGCACGTCCGCGTCGAACCTCAACTTCACCCCGGGACAGACCGTCCCCAACCTGGTCGTCGTCCCGGTCGTGAACGGCAAGGTCGACCTGTACAACAACGACGGCACGGTCGACCTGATCGCCGACGTCTCCGGGTACTACACCCAGGGCGGCGGCGCGTCCTTCGTCAGCGCGGGCCCGGTCCGGCTGATGGACACCCGCTCCGGCCTGGGCGCCCCGCAGGCCAAGGTCGGCGCGGGCCGGACGGTCGCCCTGCAGGTCGCGGGCCGGGCCGGGGTGCCGTCGGACGCGAAGGCCGTGGTGCTGAACGTGACGGCGACCAACCCGACCAGCTCCAGCTACGTCGCGGTCTACCCGGACGGGCAGCAGCGCACGTCCGCGTCGAACCTCAACTTCACCCCGGGACAGACCATCCCCAACCTGGTCGTCGTCCCGGTGCTGAACGGCAAGGTCGACCTGTACAACAACGACGGCACGGTCGACCTGATCGCCGACATCACCGGCTACTACCGGTAG
- a CDS encoding DUF397 domain-containing protein, protein MTHIDLHNAQWVKSSHSSDGGNCVEFTPEFTATHGIVPVRDSKDPHGPALLFATDAFAAFVTAIKTGNLESI, encoded by the coding sequence ATGACCCACATCGACCTGCACAATGCCCAGTGGGTGAAGAGCAGCCACAGCTCCGACGGTGGCAACTGCGTCGAGTTCACGCCGGAGTTCACCGCCACCCACGGCATCGTCCCCGTCCGCGACTCCAAGGACCCCCACGGCCCCGCCCTCCTCTTCGCCACCGACGCCTTCGCTGCCTTCGTCACGGCGATCAAGACCGGAAACCTCGAATCGATCTGA
- a CDS encoding DUF397 domain-containing protein, whose product MSHIDLPNARWVKSSYSSDGGECVEFAPEFTAAHGIVPVRDSKNPHGPALLFDEASFTAFVTAVKTGHFTEV is encoded by the coding sequence ATGTCCCACATCGATCTGCCCAATGCTCGATGGGTGAAGAGCAGCTACAGCTCTGACGGCGGAGAATGCGTCGAGTTCGCGCCCGAGTTCACCGCCGCCCATGGCATCGTTCCGGTCCGCGACTCCAAAAACCCGCACGGCCCCGCCCTGCTCTTCGACGAGGCTTCCTTCACCGCCTTCGTCACGGCGGTCAAGACCGGCCACTTCACCGAGGTCTGA
- a CDS encoding phosphatase PAP2 family protein translates to MLAFAALLVLVRAGWPPLARLDRGWVALLHRYALRHPVWTAALQTLADLGPTWVMRALLGAVAVRLWALGARVPAGWTVAVALLGWAAGRAGGALVDRPRPHLADPVAAGSGGSFPSGPALASAVTCGALLVLVWPRAERPVRVAAGAVAGLVVLAAGWTGIALGVHWPSDVLAGWAAAVAVLAGSALAVELWRPGRFGRDVRLLHRRNRPRVQRVLAAPPPAEPAAERDPGRS, encoded by the coding sequence GTGCTGGCGTTCGCGGCGCTGCTGGTGCTGGTGCGGGCGGGCTGGCCGCCGCTGGCCCGGCTGGACCGGGGCTGGGTGGCGCTGCTGCACCGCTATGCGCTGCGCCACCCGGTGTGGACAGCGGCCCTGCAGACGCTGGCCGACCTGGGCCCGACCTGGGTGATGCGGGCGCTGCTCGGGGCGGTCGCGGTGCGGCTGTGGGCGCTGGGCGCCCGGGTGCCGGCGGGCTGGACGGTGGCGGTGGCGCTGCTGGGCTGGGCCGCGGGCCGGGCGGGCGGGGCGCTGGTCGACCGCCCCCGGCCACACCTCGCCGATCCGGTGGCCGCCGGTTCCGGGGGGTCCTTCCCGTCCGGGCCCGCGCTGGCCTCGGCGGTCACCTGCGGGGCGCTGCTGGTGCTGGTGTGGCCGCGGGCGGAGCGGCCGGTGCGGGTGGCGGCGGGCGCCGTGGCGGGCCTGGTGGTGCTGGCGGCGGGCTGGACCGGGATCGCGCTGGGCGTGCACTGGCCGAGCGACGTGCTGGCGGGCTGGGCGGCGGCGGTCGCGGTGCTGGCCGGGTCGGCGCTGGCGGTCGAGCTGTGGCGGCCGGGCCGGTTCGGCCGGGACGTGCGGCTGCTGCACCGGCGGAACCGGCCCCGGGTGCAGCGGGTGCTGGCCGCGCCGCCGCCGGCGGAACCCGCCGCGGAGCGCGATCCGGGGCGTTCCTGA
- the murJ gene encoding murein biosynthesis integral membrane protein MurJ: MTLHTADGPGDPYRPQGGPYAQGAAHAQGGPHRPDTAYRQGEPQPPQGGPHPQGDPYYPPPDGPYPGQDQPTVQLGRIPAQAFEQYGRPPFPPQAPAPQAPPPGAERPVPAPRAGEEPDGPEPAAKKPASTGRNGLIMALGSLASRALGFVRSAVIVAALTNGPVGEAFNVANSLPNIVYMMLIGGALASVFVPELVHAMQTHRDGGQAYTDRLLTLCGVILVVLTVGAFLFAPQIVDLYSQFDGAQRELAIDFARYCLPQIFFYGVFTLLGQVLNARDRFGAMMWTPVLNNVVAIGVFGIYLVIGRHAYQVGDVTSGDTLLLGLGSTLGIVVQAAALLPSLRSSGFGFRPRFDWRGAGLTRPLRSAGWALLLVVATQLSFAVITSLGTGAGKAAADAHIVGGRGYAAYANAYQLFVVPQGVITISLVTALLPGMSRAATAGDYRKIGEDLSGMLRSSAAMIVTAAVLFLALAPQIAMAAYGYGSGPTVHADAMVVASLLMAFSIGLPAFCAQYALARGFYAMSDARTPFWLTLVTTGTNALMCWVAYETLPLRYKVVGMAFAHTTAALVSVAVTGIALGRRLSRGAAPAAVPAQAGPGRGPDATMVLRTDAFAPGANATVDLGVRRDGRRGSGLEGGRLVVLHLGLLVACAPGALAAHWLAGRFGAGLFGSLAGLAAGALAVLLSLFVLARPLGVGASVAPFARKLRIPYPTPAPTSGKHRR; this comes from the coding sequence ATGACCTTGCACACTGCGGACGGCCCCGGCGACCCGTACCGCCCGCAGGGCGGACCGTACGCGCAGGGCGCCGCGCACGCGCAGGGCGGACCGCACCGGCCGGACACCGCGTACCGCCAGGGCGAGCCGCAGCCGCCGCAGGGCGGTCCGCACCCGCAGGGCGACCCGTACTACCCGCCGCCGGACGGACCGTACCCGGGGCAGGACCAGCCGACCGTGCAGCTGGGCCGGATTCCCGCGCAGGCGTTCGAGCAGTACGGCCGGCCGCCCTTCCCACCGCAGGCTCCCGCGCCGCAGGCCCCCCCGCCGGGCGCCGAGCGGCCGGTGCCGGCGCCGCGGGCGGGCGAGGAGCCGGACGGGCCGGAGCCCGCGGCCAAGAAGCCCGCCTCCACCGGCCGCAACGGCCTGATCATGGCGCTGGGCTCGCTGGCCTCCCGGGCGCTGGGCTTCGTGCGCAGCGCGGTGATCGTGGCGGCGCTGACCAACGGCCCGGTCGGCGAGGCGTTCAACGTGGCGAACTCGCTGCCGAACATCGTCTACATGATGCTGATCGGCGGCGCGCTGGCCTCGGTGTTCGTGCCGGAGCTGGTGCACGCGATGCAGACCCACCGGGACGGCGGCCAGGCGTACACCGACCGGCTGCTCACCCTGTGCGGCGTGATCCTGGTGGTGCTGACGGTCGGCGCGTTCCTGTTCGCCCCGCAGATCGTCGACCTGTACTCGCAGTTCGACGGCGCCCAGCGCGAGTTGGCGATCGACTTCGCCCGGTACTGCCTGCCGCAGATCTTCTTCTACGGCGTGTTCACCTTGCTCGGGCAGGTGCTGAACGCCCGCGACCGGTTCGGCGCGATGATGTGGACGCCGGTGCTGAACAACGTCGTGGCGATCGGCGTGTTCGGCATCTACCTGGTGATCGGCCGGCACGCCTACCAGGTCGGCGACGTGACCTCCGGCGACACCCTGCTGCTCGGCCTCGGCTCGACCCTGGGCATCGTGGTGCAGGCCGCCGCGCTGCTGCCCTCGCTGCGCTCCTCCGGCTTCGGCTTCCGGCCGCGCTTCGACTGGCGCGGCGCGGGCCTGACCCGGCCGCTGCGCTCGGCGGGCTGGGCGCTGCTGCTGGTGGTGGCCACCCAGCTGTCCTTCGCGGTGATCACCAGCCTGGGCACCGGCGCGGGCAAGGCGGCGGCGGACGCGCACATCGTCGGCGGACGCGGCTACGCCGCCTACGCCAACGCGTACCAGCTGTTCGTCGTCCCGCAGGGCGTGATCACCATCTCGCTGGTGACGGCGCTGCTGCCGGGGATGTCGCGGGCCGCGACGGCGGGCGACTACCGGAAGATCGGCGAGGACCTGTCGGGGATGCTGCGCTCCTCGGCCGCGATGATCGTCACCGCCGCGGTGCTCTTCCTGGCACTGGCCCCGCAGATCGCGATGGCCGCGTACGGCTACGGCTCCGGGCCGACCGTGCACGCCGACGCGATGGTGGTGGCCTCGCTGCTGATGGCCTTCTCGATCGGCCTGCCCGCGTTCTGCGCCCAGTACGCGCTGGCCCGCGGCTTCTACGCGATGAGCGACGCGCGCACCCCGTTCTGGCTGACCCTGGTGACCACCGGCACCAACGCGCTGATGTGCTGGGTGGCGTACGAGACGCTGCCGCTGCGCTACAAGGTGGTCGGCATGGCGTTCGCGCACACCACGGCCGCGCTGGTCTCGGTGGCGGTGACCGGCATCGCGCTGGGCCGCCGGCTGTCCCGGGGCGCCGCCCCGGCGGCGGTGCCCGCGCAGGCCGGGCCGGGCCGGGGGCCGGACGCCACGATGGTGCTGCGCACCGACGCCTTCGCGCCGGGGGCGAACGCCACCGTGGACCTGGGCGTGCGGCGCGACGGGCGGCGCGGCAGCGGGCTGGAGGGCGGCCGGCTGGTGGTCCTGCACCTGGGGTTGCTGGTGGCCTGCGCGCCGGGCGCGCTGGCCGCGCACTGGCTGGCCGGGCGGTTCGGCGCGGGGCTGTTCGGCAGCCTGGCGGGCCTGGCCGCGGGCGCGTTGGCGGTGCTGCTCTCGCTGTTCGTGCTGGCCCGCCCGCTGGGCGTGGGCGCCTCGGTGGCCCCGTTTGCCCGCAAGCTGCGCATCCCGTACCCGACCCCGGCCCCGACCAGCGGCAAGCACCGGCGGTAG
- a CDS encoding response regulator transcription factor, producing the protein MTTALERPLVQRATAHRFPVPGIAAATDSTGILLADGHHLFRSGLGALLDREEDLAVVAEAAGGEEAVAAAARVRPAVAVLGLDPEQPDGPALARQVQQAAPGAAVLLLVPALPRTAELRRALVEGAAGVLLKDVQAPALIAAVRELARGGRVYDPRLVLDVVRTGQAGPLSRRELAVLGEIAAGSTVREAAAALSLSPGTVRNYVSAAIAKTRARNRCDAIRIARECGWL; encoded by the coding sequence ATGACGACCGCACTGGAACGCCCGCTGGTGCAGCGGGCCACGGCCCACCGCTTCCCGGTCCCCGGGATCGCGGCGGCGACGGACTCGACCGGAATCCTGCTGGCCGACGGGCACCACCTGTTCCGCTCCGGCCTGGGGGCCCTGCTGGACCGGGAGGAGGACCTCGCGGTGGTCGCCGAGGCGGCCGGCGGGGAGGAGGCGGTCGCGGCGGCGGCCCGGGTGCGGCCCGCGGTCGCGGTGCTGGGGCTGGACCCGGAGCAGCCGGACGGGCCGGCACTGGCCCGGCAGGTGCAGCAGGCGGCGCCGGGCGCGGCGGTGCTACTGCTGGTGCCGGCCCTGCCGCGGACGGCGGAGCTGCGGCGGGCCCTGGTGGAGGGCGCGGCCGGGGTCCTGCTGAAGGACGTGCAGGCCCCCGCGCTGATCGCGGCGGTGCGCGAACTGGCCCGCGGCGGCCGGGTGTACGACCCGCGGCTGGTGCTGGACGTGGTGCGCACCGGGCAGGCCGGGCCGCTGAGCCGCCGGGAACTGGCGGTGCTGGGCGAGATCGCCGCGGGCAGCACGGTGCGGGAGGCCGCCGCGGCACTGTCGCTCTCCCCGGGGACGGTGCGCAACTACGTCTCGGCGGCGATCGCCAAGACCCGGGCCCGCAACCGCTGCGACGCGATCCGGATCGCCCGCGAGTGCGGCTGGCTGTAG